A genomic segment from Neobacillus sp. YX16 encodes:
- a CDS encoding V4R domain-containing protein: protein MYVNIYDESYSQDVVTSDRKLVTSASVFGILRQQLAKNIGIKRIKGFLFHYGWEMGVKAAKEALQTETSLEYLIKHGPILHIENGHIKGIKHECNYELDGQGRIKSFFSFGTWFGSYEAEEHIKRLGHSNHSVCHTLIGYASGFMSTIFGETLLAKEITCVGKGDDGCGWVIKPKRDWETELDADEVQEFYNETPIVMELEYTYDQILDPKIVVTRLSKFQNKLTEEIINGSDLQTIADIVFYMVNIPMIIEDSVLRTITYSGLSEESYMEFKAEMEVYMEESRINHKQLFPISKKIIKTANHERLITPILLQKEIIGYCTFVYKDIKDHHEEDYLFLDRLANAASLILLNEKTKFESFEKMKGNFLEQILESRLPASEIVKRGKYIGLDLEQNYYISVMKYKNTKTTIEDEFLLQEQIFETTYRYFNDRNTNLLVGHRDGQMVLLISNQSLKHTSIHDVIKEYHVYMTKKYPYGNFKFGISHLGADIHQAAKCYSLILEK from the coding sequence ATGTACGTAAATATTTATGATGAGAGTTACAGTCAGGATGTGGTTACGAGTGACCGTAAACTTGTAACCTCTGCATCCGTTTTTGGGATTCTCAGGCAGCAGCTTGCTAAAAATATAGGAATTAAGAGAATAAAAGGATTTTTGTTTCATTATGGCTGGGAAATGGGTGTTAAAGCTGCAAAAGAAGCACTGCAAACAGAAACATCTTTAGAATATCTCATTAAACATGGACCGATTCTCCATATTGAAAATGGTCATATTAAAGGGATAAAGCATGAATGTAACTATGAACTGGATGGACAAGGTAGGATCAAATCCTTTTTTTCTTTCGGTACTTGGTTTGGTTCTTATGAGGCAGAGGAGCATATAAAACGCCTTGGACATTCAAATCATTCTGTCTGCCATACACTGATTGGTTATGCGAGCGGTTTTATGTCGACGATTTTTGGAGAAACACTGCTCGCTAAAGAAATCACGTGCGTGGGTAAAGGGGATGATGGCTGCGGTTGGGTAATTAAGCCGAAAAGAGACTGGGAAACTGAGCTTGATGCAGATGAGGTTCAGGAGTTTTATAATGAAACACCAATTGTAATGGAATTAGAGTATACATATGACCAAATACTAGACCCAAAGATTGTCGTTACTCGTTTATCAAAGTTTCAAAATAAGTTAACGGAAGAGATCATTAATGGAAGTGATCTTCAAACGATTGCTGATATTGTATTTTACATGGTTAACATACCCATGATCATTGAGGATTCAGTCCTTCGAACCATTACGTATTCAGGTTTATCGGAAGAATCCTATATGGAGTTTAAAGCAGAAATGGAAGTTTACATGGAAGAAAGCCGCATTAATCATAAACAGCTTTTTCCTATTAGTAAAAAAATAATTAAAACCGCCAATCACGAACGTCTTATCACGCCCATACTTTTACAAAAGGAAATAATTGGTTATTGTACTTTTGTGTATAAGGATATAAAGGACCATCATGAAGAGGATTATTTATTTTTAGACCGTCTCGCCAATGCTGCGTCTCTAATTCTTTTAAATGAGAAGACGAAGTTTGAATCGTTTGAAAAAATGAAAGGGAATTTTCTAGAACAAATACTAGAGTCGCGATTGCCAGCCAGTGAAATTGTTAAAAGAGGAAAATATATAGGATTAGACCTTGAACAAAACTACTATATATCAGTTATGAAATATAAGAACACAAAAACTACGATTGAGGATGAGTTTCTTTTACAGGAGCAGATATTTGAAACGACTTACCGCTATTTTAATGACAGAAATACTAATTTATTGGTTGGTCACCGCGATGGCCAAATGGTTTTATTAATCTCTAATCAGTCGCTCAAACATACTTCCATCCATGACGTAATCAAGGAATATCATGTATATATGACAAAAAAATACCCTTATGGTAACTTTAAGTTTGGAATTAGTCATTTAGGTGCTGATATTCATCAAGCAGCTAAATGTTATTCTCTCATATTGGAAAAGTAG
- a CDS encoding PBP1A family penicillin-binding protein, with protein MDRRQHRKTSKWDWRQLLSKGITKKLIVAGIITALCGLLIVNIFIWTSDVSKLNKPAPQPTIIYDQNGEIASKISNSKIEGVGIKQIPDEVVQAVIATEDQRFYKHSGINYFAIMKAFFKNMLSGDIVAGGSTVTQQLAKNAFLTHERTYTRKVKELIITKKIERTYSKDEIMERYLNQIYFGEGAWGIQRAAKTYFGKEASELTLSESAMLAGLIKAPSILSPFKNMEKSVERRDLVLSLMEKEGYITQADVEKAKEQSVVLNEEKVEDEYDGNYPYYVDHIIQEAMTKYKLSKNEILSGGLHIFTELNPTIQKGTEEVYQNDNYFPASQNDQLLQSGAIFIDPKSGGIQGLVGGRGQHTFLGFNRATQLVRQPGSTMKPLAVYTPALEKGYEVFDLLQDRPLDIGGYQPKNFDKQYRGEVTMYDAVVNSYNVPPVWLLNQIGLQQGTNAVEEFGIPLQEKDHALGIALGGMHEGTSPLAMAQAYTTFANNGTMVEAHSIRKIEDSDGKVMAKWKSKSTEVIKPEVAQKITYMLRGVVKEGTGKKAFMEGLDIAGKTGSTQLPFANEAGTKDHWFVGYTPDIVGAVWLGYDQTDENHYLAPSSSGTTPVIFKEILSKAKSELSDEKFAVSTIEKKYKNEIKKIKEKEEKARKEKEKENKEKNKEKNKGKGKEKNKEKKDKGKERDGEEEDEDEEDEDE; from the coding sequence ATGGATAGAAGACAGCATAGAAAAACGTCTAAATGGGATTGGAGACAATTGTTATCAAAAGGTATTACGAAGAAATTGATTGTAGCGGGGATTATTACTGCCTTATGTGGACTCCTCATCGTTAATATCTTTATTTGGACTAGCGATGTGAGTAAATTAAATAAGCCAGCACCACAGCCTACGATAATTTACGACCAGAATGGCGAGATTGCGAGTAAGATTTCTAATTCAAAAATTGAAGGCGTAGGAATAAAGCAAATTCCTGATGAAGTCGTACAAGCGGTCATAGCAACAGAGGACCAACGATTTTATAAGCATAGTGGAATTAATTATTTTGCGATTATGAAGGCTTTCTTCAAAAATATGTTGAGTGGTGACATTGTTGCAGGCGGGAGTACCGTAACGCAGCAACTTGCAAAAAACGCATTCCTTACACATGAACGGACATATACACGTAAGGTCAAAGAGTTGATTATTACGAAAAAGATTGAACGTACGTACTCAAAAGACGAAATTATGGAGAGATATTTAAATCAGATTTATTTTGGAGAGGGTGCATGGGGAATTCAGCGTGCTGCTAAGACTTACTTTGGAAAAGAAGCTAGTGAATTAACTTTAAGTGAGTCGGCGATGCTTGCTGGATTAATTAAGGCTCCTTCGATTCTTTCACCATTTAAGAATATGGAAAAGTCAGTTGAAAGACGAGATCTTGTCTTATCCTTGATGGAAAAGGAAGGATATATTACACAAGCAGATGTTGAAAAAGCCAAAGAACAGTCAGTAGTGTTAAATGAGGAAAAAGTGGAAGATGAATATGATGGCAATTACCCTTATTATGTGGACCATATTATTCAGGAAGCCATGACGAAGTATAAGCTTTCTAAAAATGAAATACTATCAGGCGGACTTCATATTTTTACAGAATTAAATCCCACTATTCAAAAGGGTACGGAAGAAGTATATCAGAATGATAACTATTTTCCGGCTAGTCAAAACGATCAACTGCTCCAAAGCGGAGCAATTTTCATTGATCCTAAAAGTGGAGGAATTCAAGGACTTGTCGGCGGGAGAGGTCAACATACATTTTTAGGATTTAATCGGGCGACCCAATTGGTGAGACAGCCGGGTTCAACCATGAAACCATTGGCTGTTTATACTCCTGCATTAGAAAAAGGCTATGAGGTTTTTGATTTATTACAAGACAGACCGCTAGATATTGGAGGTTACCAGCCAAAGAATTTTGATAAGCAATATCGAGGCGAGGTAACGATGTATGATGCAGTTGTGAATTCGTACAATGTTCCCCCTGTTTGGTTGTTAAATCAAATTGGTTTACAGCAGGGAACGAATGCAGTGGAGGAATTCGGTATTCCTTTACAGGAAAAAGATCATGCACTGGGGATTGCGCTTGGAGGTATGCATGAAGGGACCTCTCCGCTAGCAATGGCGCAAGCCTATACCACTTTTGCAAATAATGGAACAATGGTAGAGGCACATTCTATCCGAAAAATTGAAGATAGTGATGGAAAGGTCATGGCAAAATGGAAAAGCAAATCAACTGAAGTGATCAAACCAGAAGTTGCACAAAAAATCACCTACATGCTAAGGGGTGTTGTTAAAGAGGGTACTGGGAAGAAGGCATTCATGGAGGGCCTTGATATCGCGGGAAAAACAGGTTCGACCCAGCTGCCATTTGCGAATGAAGCCGGAACAAAGGATCATTGGTTTGTTGGTTATACTCCCGACATTGTCGGAGCCGTGTGGTTAGGCTACGATCAAACGGACGAGAATCATTACCTAGCACCATCAAGCAGTGGAACCACTCCAGTTATTTTTAAAGAAATATTATCCAAAGCAAAATCAGAGCTTTCTGATGAAAAATTTGCCGTATCAACCATTGAGAAAAAATATAAAAATGAAATCAAAAAGATAAAAGAAAAAGAGGAAAAGGCTAGGAAAGAAAAAGAAAAAGAAAATAAAGAGAAAAATAAAGAGAAAAATAAGGGAAAGGGCAAGGAAAAGAATAAGGAGAAAAAGGATAAGGGTAAAGAAAGAGATGGAGAAGAGGAAGACGAAGATGAAGAAGATGAGGATGAATAA
- a CDS encoding VOC family protein, producing MMYRFKAIDHIQLAAPKGCEDSARKFFIDILGFEEIVKPEELKKRGGVWFQNGKTQIHIGVEEPFVPAKKAHPAFEVENIEALKKHLLVNGIEVIEDDNLPGANRFYTADPFGNRIEILEWI from the coding sequence ATTATGTATCGTTTTAAAGCCATTGATCATATCCAATTAGCTGCTCCAAAAGGCTGTGAAGATAGTGCAAGAAAGTTTTTTATAGATATTTTAGGATTTGAGGAAATCGTAAAACCAGAGGAACTAAAAAAACGTGGCGGTGTCTGGTTTCAAAATGGAAAAACGCAGATACATATTGGTGTAGAGGAACCTTTTGTGCCAGCTAAAAAAGCACATCCAGCTTTTGAAGTAGAAAATATTGAAGCTTTGAAAAAACATTTATTGGTTAACGGAATAGAAGTGATTGAAGATGATAACCTTCCGGGGGCAAATCGATTTTATACTGCTGACCCCTTTGGTAACCGTATTGAAATCCTTGAGTGGATCTAA
- a CDS encoding tetratricopeptide repeat protein, with protein MSLGDKTIEELEEIEEELNEQEEEHGFSNYSMKIELYKEMYRKLSQLVRQHNEDVQSSLDYVKRKLIYCLIHYGTYLKTEFQKDDYLARSCLEEALKYDNRNPLASYRLGFLSYKFNDYIKAIQFFQQALDHDQYHKQHLYQLNEQQQFNAHLYLTNCALQIAKETYEKMNQLPFAKIQEIPKQELAPLFSGLLENEKYLLRNAFYKISRDVTDTCSKAECEKLISSPPPETLLLYFSDRTIIALFNGEEVSLTQDQGYMLSYFLIKSSEEHPATRHHFSVVDTIRPNTYIQSVNRLRNRMSNRGFPSLIQRTRFQEEAAYYYDESYPFYIMYRVDEEIEYR; from the coding sequence ATGAGTTTAGGAGATAAAACCATTGAAGAATTAGAAGAGATAGAAGAAGAATTGAATGAGCAGGAAGAGGAGCATGGCTTTTCTAATTATTCTATGAAAATTGAATTGTACAAGGAAATGTACCGAAAACTCTCCCAGCTTGTCCGGCAACACAATGAGGATGTTCAAAGTTCGCTTGATTATGTAAAAAGGAAATTGATTTACTGTCTCATTCATTATGGAACCTATTTAAAAACAGAATTCCAAAAGGATGACTATTTGGCAAGAAGCTGCTTGGAGGAAGCGTTAAAATATGATAATAGAAATCCGTTGGCCTCCTATCGACTAGGTTTCTTGTCTTATAAGTTTAATGATTATATAAAGGCAATACAGTTTTTTCAACAGGCTTTAGACCATGATCAATACCATAAACAGCATCTCTATCAACTTAATGAGCAGCAGCAGTTCAATGCCCATTTGTATTTAACCAATTGTGCATTGCAAATTGCAAAAGAAACGTATGAAAAAATGAATCAATTGCCGTTTGCAAAAATACAAGAAATTCCGAAGCAGGAGTTAGCTCCACTTTTTAGCGGACTATTGGAAAATGAGAAATATTTGCTGCGGAATGCGTTTTATAAGATTAGTAGAGATGTGACAGACACTTGCTCAAAAGCGGAGTGTGAAAAGTTAATTTCATCTCCCCCTCCTGAAACATTGCTTTTATATTTTAGTGACCGTACGATTATTGCACTATTTAATGGAGAAGAAGTTTCCCTTACACAGGATCAAGGATACATGCTCAGTTATTTCCTAATTAAAAGTTCAGAAGAGCATCCTGCAACTAGACATCACTTCTCAGTTGTCGATACGATACGGCCAAACACTTATATACAATCTGTGAATAGATTGAGAAACCGAATGAGTAATAGAGGATTTCCTTCGTTGATACAACGAACAAGATTCCAAGAGGAAGCCGCTTACTATTATGATGAATCGTATCCATTTTATATCATGTATCGGGTGGACGAAGAAATTGAATATCGTTAA
- a CDS encoding SRPBCC domain-containing protein has protein sequence MPRKIIWKYIKDEKVLGNAIPSCRSFVQTSTGLYQAEIEIILGPLKDGFAIEVKLEKEKIPSYFHLTLKGKGNLGEVNSEAELFLSDHQGSTQLSIQAEANVTGTLSGAAERVLNGGANKGIEKFFQSLEKEMKKNLYLLRKGRKV, from the coding sequence TTGCCTAGGAAAATTATCTGGAAGTACATCAAGGATGAAAAAGTACTTGGAAATGCAATTCCCAGCTGCCGGTCATTTGTGCAAACCTCAACGGGATTATATCAGGCTGAAATTGAGATTATCTTAGGGCCGCTCAAGGATGGTTTTGCTATCGAGGTCAAGCTCGAAAAAGAAAAAATTCCTTCTTATTTTCATTTGACTTTGAAAGGAAAAGGAAATTTAGGTGAGGTCAACAGCGAAGCCGAATTATTCTTGAGTGACCACCAGGGGAGCACACAGCTCAGCATCCAGGCGGAAGCAAATGTCACGGGCACTCTTTCAGGGGCAGCAGAACGTGTCTTAAATGGCGGAGCAAACAAGGGGATTGAGAAATTTTTTCAAAGCTTAGAAAAAGAAATGAAGAAAAACCTTTATCTTTTAAGAAAAGGACGAAAGGTTTAA
- a CDS encoding GNAT family N-acetyltransferase has product MLKTERCLLIGLKPKDFDDIKKLYCNEEVRKFLGGIRKEEDFQAGFSKMLQSSSDTIYLTVKEKQSHKFVGLVSLDPHHDKESIELSYQFMPEWWGTGYAYEVLKELLDFAFFQLNLTKVVAETQSANVASCKLLKKFDMEVCETVSRFGTEQVIYSIERRKWNGR; this is encoded by the coding sequence TTGCTTAAGACAGAGAGATGCCTGCTAATTGGACTAAAACCAAAAGATTTTGACGATATAAAAAAACTTTATTGTAATGAAGAAGTACGTAAATTTCTCGGCGGTATCAGGAAGGAAGAGGATTTCCAAGCTGGTTTTTCAAAAATGCTACAGTCTTCTAGTGATACAATTTACTTAACAGTTAAGGAAAAACAGAGTCATAAATTTGTTGGATTGGTTTCTCTCGACCCTCACCATGATAAGGAAAGCATTGAATTATCATATCAGTTCATGCCTGAATGGTGGGGTACGGGATATGCATATGAAGTTCTAAAGGAGTTGCTAGATTTTGCATTTTTTCAACTTAACCTCACAAAAGTAGTAGCGGAAACACAGAGTGCAAACGTAGCTTCTTGTAAACTATTAAAGAAATTTGATATGGAAGTATGCGAAACAGTTAGTCGGTTTGGAACAGAGCAAGTGATTTATTCTATTGAAAGGAGAAAATGGAATGGAAGATAA
- a CDS encoding VOC family protein, with protein MEDKLLRIGTTYLPVSNVDISSEWYVNKLGAILNYKDEDKAILNFANQSVFLVKAKENQNANFINIYGDECFSITFEVDGLNSLEAIHSEFKEKEIRVGVIEDRGHSGRNFVFYDLDGNKFDVWSELSPIYKEKFLS; from the coding sequence ATGGAAGATAAATTACTTCGGATTGGAACGACCTATTTACCAGTAAGCAATGTAGACATTTCATCAGAATGGTATGTAAACAAATTAGGAGCTATACTAAACTATAAAGATGAAGACAAAGCCATACTGAATTTTGCTAATCAAAGTGTATTTCTAGTAAAGGCCAAGGAAAATCAGAACGCTAACTTTATTAATATATATGGTGATGAATGTTTTTCAATTACATTTGAAGTGGATGGACTAAACTCCCTTGAAGCAATTCATAGTGAGTTCAAGGAAAAGGAGATTAGAGTTGGTGTAATTGAGGACCGTGGACATAGCGGAAGAAACTTTGTTTTCTATGATCTCGATGGTAATAAATTTGATGTGTGGAGTGAACTTAGTCCAATATATAAAGAGAAGTTTCTTTCATAA
- a CDS encoding AraC family transcriptional regulator, with translation MIKELTIHILNGQAMYDFFKRTNFLQGEMMIPFNEAMCFGDTSDELFTREFVEKRAKVHHVSPEQYTEITINPLKPLFSKGFTHVELWFDEDMFCQINILTILAWLDKNGHSKPIDLHIVEDKFKPIENYKLMATGYYDVFIQVMIHKTLPEWIYPAPIKKGVELYLTYLREDSNLMLYIKKHQNMSEKELLYALLENFKGYGLGDVQYLEIIREQRSK, from the coding sequence ATGATTAAAGAATTAACAATACATATTTTAAATGGGCAAGCCATGTATGATTTTTTTAAAAGGACGAATTTCCTCCAGGGTGAAATGATGATTCCTTTTAATGAAGCAATGTGTTTTGGGGACACATCTGATGAGCTTTTTACACGTGAATTTGTCGAAAAACGTGCAAAGGTTCATCATGTAAGTCCAGAACAATATACCGAAATTACTATAAATCCATTAAAACCGCTCTTTAGCAAAGGTTTTACCCACGTAGAACTATGGTTTGACGAGGATATGTTCTGTCAAATCAATATCCTCACGATTCTGGCTTGGCTCGACAAAAACGGTCACAGTAAACCCATAGACCTTCATATTGTTGAAGATAAATTTAAACCTATTGAAAATTACAAACTAATGGCTACCGGTTATTATGATGTTTTTATACAAGTAATGATACATAAAACGCTGCCTGAATGGATCTATCCAGCCCCGATAAAGAAGGGGGTTGAGTTATATTTAACTTATCTTCGTGAGGATAGTAACCTAATGCTGTATATAAAAAAACACCAAAATATGTCGGAAAAGGAACTTTTGTATGCTCTCTTAGAAAATTTTAAAGGGTATGGATTGGGTGATGTACAATACCTAGAAATTATTAGAGAGCAACGTTCTAAATGA
- a CDS encoding CBO0543 family protein: MHILLNGLFLIAGVKWGDWRNWSKYHSTILFFWFGDLLYNFLCKNYLMWEYKETIFGQSLLPNHLAVSLLIMFVAYPATVIIYLGNIPKGTSRIVLWLFLWVTLYSLVEYINLRYLNLVSHHNSWSMGWSVLFNLIIFSMLLLHYKHQVAALLISIPIILFFVIFFKVPIY, from the coding sequence ATGCACATATTGTTGAATGGCCTGTTTCTCATTGCCGGTGTGAAATGGGGAGACTGGAGGAACTGGAGTAAATATCATTCCACTATATTATTCTTTTGGTTTGGTGATTTGCTTTATAATTTTCTATGTAAAAATTATTTGATGTGGGAGTACAAGGAGACAATATTTGGTCAAAGTCTCCTGCCCAATCATTTAGCTGTTTCATTATTAATCATGTTTGTTGCTTACCCCGCCACAGTAATCATTTATCTGGGGAATATCCCAAAGGGTACATCTAGAATAGTTTTGTGGCTGTTCTTATGGGTGACTTTATACTCGTTAGTAGAATACATAAATTTACGGTACCTTAACCTAGTTTCTCATCATAATAGCTGGTCAATGGGATGGTCAGTATTATTCAATTTAATCATTTTTTCCATGCTGCTTCTGCATTATAAACACCAAGTTGCAGCTTTGCTCATCTCCATTCCAATCATACTATTCTTTGTCATCTTTTTTAAGGTTCCCATTTATTGA
- a CDS encoding DUF3231 family protein, translating into MDLLKPINISSDKLSPDQPFSAIELGKLWATYLGNSMSNRILSYFLKNVEDEYVKTLLENGYNLTVDFMKTIEKFFTNDKVAIPIGFTEEDVNLGAPRLFEDQFYVHYLKYAAKAGLSLYAIAIPLTLREDVREFFIYCNTTTTILLGQINNVLLEKGYIIKAPTIPVPTKVDFIQKENYLNGFFGDIRELHALEITHLYDNIENNITSKALLIGFSQVAKKEKVRSYFVRGKEITDKEVQRFQDKMHKGNLPFPSQIDHLVTDSTFSPFSDRIMVFHKVDMFSIKIRSFANAMSVNGRRDIGLMYMKSLAEVTLFVEDGANIMIEHGWMEQPPKAIDRENLSSK; encoded by the coding sequence ATGGATTTATTGAAACCAATCAACATAAGCTCAGATAAATTAAGCCCAGACCAGCCATTTAGTGCGATCGAATTGGGAAAGCTTTGGGCTACATATTTAGGAAATAGTATGTCTAACAGGATTTTGAGCTACTTTCTTAAAAATGTAGAAGATGAATATGTCAAAACATTACTGGAAAATGGATACAACCTTACAGTGGATTTTATGAAGACCATTGAAAAGTTTTTCACTAATGACAAGGTTGCAATTCCCATTGGATTTACAGAAGAGGACGTTAATCTGGGTGCTCCTAGGTTATTCGAGGACCAATTTTACGTTCATTATTTGAAATATGCTGCCAAGGCTGGACTCAGTTTATACGCGATTGCCATTCCTTTGACATTAAGAGAAGATGTACGAGAATTTTTCATCTATTGTAACACCACTACCACAATTCTTTTAGGGCAGATTAATAATGTTTTACTCGAAAAAGGATATATCATAAAGGCTCCTACCATTCCTGTGCCCACAAAAGTAGATTTTATCCAAAAAGAAAACTATTTGAATGGCTTTTTCGGCGATATTCGAGAATTACATGCGTTAGAAATTACACATTTGTACGATAATATAGAAAATAATATCACGAGCAAAGCACTTTTGATTGGTTTCAGTCAGGTTGCAAAAAAGGAAAAAGTAAGAAGTTACTTTGTTAGAGGGAAAGAAATTACAGATAAGGAAGTTCAGCGTTTTCAAGATAAAATGCATAAAGGAAATTTACCATTTCCTTCCCAAATTGATCATTTAGTTACGGATTCTACTTTTTCACCATTTTCAGATCGGATCATGGTATTCCATAAAGTAGATATGTTTTCAATCAAGATTCGTTCGTTTGCAAACGCTATGTCGGTCAATGGGAGACGAGATATCGGCTTAATGTATATGAAATCACTTGCAGAGGTTACTTTATTTGTGGAAGACGGGGCAAATATTATGATTGAACACGGATGGATGGAGCAACCACCTAAAGCAATTGATCGTGAGAATTTGTCTTCAAAATAG
- a CDS encoding DUF3231 family protein — protein MEQTRISLTAPEVSSLWTQYMFDSMSICFIKYALEHLEDEDIIEIYKDSLELSERHVQKVKEFFGGEGIPIPHGFTNEDVNIHAPRLFQDPFYLYYIYIMTLQGLTCYSLSVGTSIRADLRKYYISCNTETMMLFERTIDTMLTKGLYSRPPVLNPPEAIDFVKHQSFLTGWFGEKRPLTGIEIGDITFNMNKMHMHVALKVGFSQVAASNKVRQYINRGKEISNKHIAAFGKIFREEMLNSPMSWQSHVTSSTTSPFSDKWMMYQVQLSSQLAIAFYGTALSVSSRADIAEKYIVMISELVRFAEDGANLMIENGWMEEPPKASDRRALSIGKKEGIESENQDK, from the coding sequence ATGGAACAAACTCGCATTTCTTTGACAGCTCCAGAGGTTTCCAGTTTATGGACACAATACATGTTTGATTCAATGTCCATTTGTTTTATTAAGTACGCACTTGAACACTTAGAAGACGAAGATATTATAGAAATATATAAAGATTCCCTGGAGCTTTCAGAAAGACATGTACAAAAAGTGAAGGAGTTTTTCGGAGGTGAAGGAATTCCCATCCCACATGGCTTTACAAACGAGGATGTAAATATCCATGCTCCACGCCTATTTCAAGATCCATTCTATTTGTACTATATTTACATAATGACACTACAAGGACTGACTTGTTACTCCCTATCGGTCGGAACCTCCATTCGAGCAGACCTTCGTAAATACTATATTTCTTGTAATACAGAAACCATGATGCTCTTTGAGAGAACGATCGATACGATGCTAACGAAAGGTCTTTATTCGCGGCCGCCTGTCCTTAATCCGCCGGAAGCTATTGATTTTGTTAAACATCAAAGTTTTTTAACGGGCTGGTTTGGTGAGAAGCGTCCCTTAACGGGGATTGAAATAGGGGATATTACCTTTAATATGAACAAAATGCATATGCATGTCGCTTTAAAGGTCGGGTTTAGCCAAGTGGCGGCTTCTAATAAAGTCCGCCAATATATTAATAGGGGTAAGGAGATATCGAATAAACATATCGCAGCATTTGGAAAAATCTTTCGTGAAGAAATGTTGAATTCACCGATGTCCTGGCAATCTCATGTAACAAGCTCCACCACATCGCCCTTTTCAGATAAATGGATGATGTATCAGGTCCAGCTATCTTCCCAATTAGCTATTGCCTTCTATGGAACGGCTTTGAGTGTTTCCTCTAGAGCAGACATTGCTGAAAAATATATTGTCATGATAAGCGAACTTGTCAGATTTGCAGAAGATGGTGCTAATCTAATGATAGAAAATGGGTGGATGGAAGAGCCCCCAAAAGCAAGTGACCGAAGAGCATTATCCATAGGGAAAAAGGAAGGCATTGAAAGTGAAAATCAAGATAAATAA
- a CDS encoding GNAT family N-acetyltransferase, whose amino-acid sequence MLTKEKLYEIKTLQEICEKEGRLQLKLNFDMLESRSVNRKEDFFYYEDSKLVGFLGSYYFGNKVEICGMVHPNYRRRGIFSKLLEDALEEAEKREARTILLNAPTESESAKQFLKNIPCSLSMVEYQMKWQKTELSENPSVTVRPSYTDEDLEAEIQLDVQCFGLNEKEARQYKQETKDLDTDLRLIIEAEGRIAGKIRLSEMNGEAWIYGFSIFPELQGKGIGRKALSKVVKMEDEKGLSIFLEVEAKNAHALKLYESCGFISYHSQDYYMVNL is encoded by the coding sequence ATGTTAACGAAAGAAAAATTATATGAGATAAAAACGCTTCAGGAGATTTGTGAGAAAGAAGGCAGACTTCAGTTGAAGCTTAATTTTGACATGCTGGAAAGCAGATCAGTAAACCGTAAGGAAGACTTTTTCTATTATGAAGATAGCAAACTTGTTGGATTTCTTGGCAGCTATTATTTTGGTAATAAGGTAGAAATTTGCGGGATGGTGCACCCGAATTACCGAAGAAGAGGGATATTTTCAAAACTGTTAGAAGATGCACTAGAAGAGGCGGAAAAACGTGAAGCTAGAACGATTTTGTTAAATGCGCCAACTGAATCCGAATCTGCCAAGCAGTTTTTAAAGAACATTCCTTGCTCTTTGTCAATGGTAGAATATCAAATGAAGTGGCAAAAAACAGAGTTATCTGAAAATCCTTCAGTTACAGTAAGACCGTCTTATACAGATGAGGATTTGGAAGCGGAAATACAACTCGATGTCCAGTGCTTTGGGTTAAATGAAAAGGAAGCACGCCAGTATAAGCAGGAAACGAAAGACCTTGATACGGATTTAAGATTAATAATTGAAGCAGAAGGAAGAATTGCTGGAAAAATACGTCTTTCCGAAATGAATGGAGAGGCTTGGATATATGGATTTTCCATTTTTCCAGAGCTCCAAGGGAAAGGGATCGGCAGAAAAGCACTATCAAAAGTGGTGAAAATGGAGGACGAAAAAGGCCTGTCAATATTTCTAGAGGTAGAGGCTAAAAATGCGCATGCGTTAAAACTCTATGAATCATGCGGATTTATAAGCTATCATTCCCAAGATTACTATATGGTAAATTTATAA